A region of Paenibacillus sp. JNUCC-31 DNA encodes the following proteins:
- a CDS encoding sensor histidine kinase — MRKKIWMFHKVNDIPLRSKFLLIYVLSILLPVITINLFFYQRTSADIKVREQENLRKSMERAAGELMGMIDESVALSRMIAADDSLYEALDRTYRSPVDYYNEYHGFLRDKLTRYMSANILEVRIYTDNQTIQTGSHYIVMDKGADSLPGLKQLEKTSGGIMVVDYNETSGFNPGTRISVIGKMDTYDSYDNYAKYSKVDLEVSRVYSILNRETDSLQLRLVDGTNRTVVSSGDVTEGNLGAWVDMPTTGSNAKSEYMMEKSLGNLAYLKGWKLIGIADTRHLDQLLEEALNSILGLLAISIVVPSVLIYIILRSYHYRVRKLARHMDKVRNERFDLIDIHEGRDEIGGLIRTFNMMIGMIHSLINDVYKLEIRQKDLELDRVRTELSMLQSQMNPHFLFNTLNALLVVSTKNGYTEVIEIIKSLSLLMRQLLSRSDNLIPLQEELQFTTLYLQIEKFRFGELFDYTFDIDPEATTLRIPRMSIQPLVENACKHGLQARKAGRLIKVTAKLSESGLDVRVIDNGIGMDEGKLSQLLRDMRSDRPLDGGHVGLRNVYRRLELFYAGDVNFTINSEAGTGTDAGYHIPYARLALKE; from the coding sequence GTGCGTAAAAAAATCTGGATGTTCCATAAAGTAAATGACATTCCTCTGCGATCCAAATTTTTGCTGATTTATGTGCTGAGCATCCTTCTTCCGGTCATTACGATTAATCTCTTTTTTTATCAACGTACCTCTGCCGACATTAAGGTTCGGGAGCAGGAAAATTTACGCAAGTCCATGGAGCGGGCAGCGGGCGAACTGATGGGCATGATCGATGAAAGTGTTGCGCTCAGCCGAATGATTGCAGCAGATGATTCGTTGTATGAAGCATTGGATCGGACCTACCGTTCTCCTGTGGATTATTACAATGAGTACCATGGATTTTTGCGCGACAAATTAACTCGTTATATGTCTGCCAACATATTGGAAGTACGAATCTATACGGATAACCAGACGATTCAGACTGGCAGTCATTACATCGTAATGGATAAGGGGGCAGATTCTCTTCCCGGTCTAAAACAGTTGGAGAAAACCAGCGGCGGCATTATGGTTGTCGATTATAACGAAACTTCCGGATTTAATCCGGGCACACGAATCAGTGTCATTGGCAAAATGGATACCTACGATTCGTATGACAACTACGCGAAATATTCCAAGGTCGATCTCGAAGTCAGTCGAGTGTACAGCATTCTGAATCGTGAGACGGATAGTCTCCAGCTTCGTCTGGTCGACGGCACGAATCGTACCGTAGTCTCCAGCGGTGACGTAACCGAAGGGAACTTGGGGGCATGGGTCGATATGCCAACGACTGGAAGTAACGCAAAGTCTGAATACATGATGGAGAAATCACTCGGCAATCTGGCCTATCTAAAAGGCTGGAAACTGATTGGAATTGCAGATACAAGACATTTGGATCAGCTGTTGGAGGAAGCTCTTAATTCCATTTTGGGTCTGCTCGCTATCAGTATCGTTGTGCCTTCCGTGCTTATTTACATCATTTTGCGGTCCTATCATTATCGGGTTCGAAAACTGGCAAGACATATGGATAAGGTGCGCAACGAACGGTTTGATCTCATAGACATTCATGAGGGAAGGGATGAGATTGGAGGGCTGATTCGTACATTCAACATGATGATTGGCATGATTCATTCGTTGATCAACGACGTGTACAAATTAGAAATCCGGCAAAAGGATCTGGAACTGGATCGGGTAAGAACTGAATTGTCCATGCTTCAAAGTCAGATGAATCCGCACTTTTTATTTAATACACTCAATGCCCTGCTCGTCGTAAGTACGAAGAATGGATATACGGAAGTCATCGAGATTATTAAAAGCCTGTCCTTGCTGATGAGACAGCTGCTCAGTCGTTCAGATAATCTGATTCCCCTTCAGGAAGAGCTCCAGTTTACTACCCTTTATTTGCAAATTGAGAAATTTCGCTTCGGAGAGCTGTTTGACTATACCTTCGATATTGATCCAGAAGCAACGACTTTGCGTATACCGCGGATGAGCATTCAGCCTCTGGTCGAAAATGCATGCAAGCATGGATTGCAGGCCCGTAAAGCCGGGCGACTGATTAAAGTGACTGCCAAACTAAGCGAGTCTGGGTTGGATGTTCGTGTGATTGACAATGGCATTGGCATGGATGAAGGCAAGCTGAGTCAGCTGCTAAGAGACATGCGTTCCGACCGACCATTGGATGGAGGGCATGTGGGACTACGTAATGTTTATCGGCGATTGGAGCTTTTTTATGCAGGGGATGTGAACTTTACGATTAATAGTGAAGCCGGGACTGGCACAGATGCAGGGTACCATATTCCTTACGCCAGACTTGCATTGAAAGAATAG
- a CDS encoding response regulator transcription factor: MAGESMYKVIVADDEPFMLEGWRTMIDWQACGYELCGTATDGEEALALIGTVEPDLVVTDIQMPVLDGLGLIRTMREELGHTAKVIIVSGYSEFAYAQEAIRYRVDEYVLKPLVTEEIHQVLLELIGPLDKRKEEKKQVDGLVAPKDTPFGSADLGKIEEYDLEQMTTLSNQILAWIEAGDITEIAAAVDDMLYKKSKSDVGWVPNVVRYIHGELLGKYSGNDEGMVLLREKGWHEIDGWSTGTLKQLFIRIAQVLSPSSDSGSRGLVSEAIDYLKRHYRNKVTLQEVAQYIHVNSAYLGQQFKRETGVSFSEYVHRIRIEEARRLLRRTNMKISDIACELGYHDAEYFTHKFKAFTGELPSVYKNKI, encoded by the coding sequence ATGGCGGGTGAATCTATGTACAAGGTTATTGTGGCAGACGATGAACCGTTTATGCTGGAAGGCTGGAGGACGATGATTGACTGGCAAGCCTGCGGTTATGAACTTTGCGGAACGGCAACGGATGGTGAAGAAGCGCTCGCCCTGATTGGTACTGTGGAACCGGATCTTGTGGTAACCGATATCCAAATGCCTGTTCTGGATGGATTGGGACTGATTCGCACCATGCGGGAAGAGCTTGGACATACCGCCAAAGTCATTATTGTCAGCGGATATTCGGAATTTGCTTACGCCCAAGAGGCAATACGCTACCGGGTGGATGAGTACGTGTTGAAACCCCTGGTTACCGAGGAAATACATCAGGTGTTATTGGAACTGATCGGACCGCTGGACAAACGCAAAGAAGAGAAAAAACAGGTTGATGGCCTGGTTGCGCCGAAAGACACTCCCTTTGGTTCTGCGGATCTAGGGAAGATAGAAGAGTACGATCTTGAGCAAATGACGACCCTTTCCAATCAAATCCTGGCCTGGATTGAAGCAGGTGATATAACCGAAATCGCCGCAGCAGTGGATGACATGTTGTATAAGAAGAGTAAGTCTGACGTCGGATGGGTTCCAAATGTAGTGCGGTACATTCACGGTGAACTGCTCGGAAAGTATAGTGGAAATGATGAGGGGATGGTACTGCTTCGCGAGAAAGGGTGGCATGAAATCGATGGATGGTCAACAGGTACGTTGAAGCAACTCTTCATTCGTATAGCCCAGGTTTTGTCTCCATCTTCAGACTCCGGTTCAAGAGGCTTGGTTTCCGAGGCCATTGATTACTTGAAGCGGCATTATCGGAATAAAGTCACATTGCAGGAAGTAGCACAGTATATTCACGTGAACTCGGCCTATCTGGGCCAACAATTCAAGCGGGAAACAGGGGTTAGTTTCAGTGAATATGTGCACCGGATACGTATCGAAGAGGCACGCAGGCTGCTGCGACGGACCAATATGAAAATTTCGGACATTGCATGCGAACTGGGGTATCATGATGCCGAGTATTTCACCCATAAATTTAAAGCGTTTACAGGCGAACTTCCATCCGTGTACAAAAACAAAATTTAA
- a CDS encoding endo-1,4-beta-xylanase, with the protein MPIEIPSLHTAFDSQFKIGAAVNTKTLHSEGAFIAKHYNSITAENQMKFEELQPEEGRYTFEAADEIVDFAVGKGLAVRGHTLVWHNQTPAWVFRNASGAPASRELLLSRLKQHIDTVVGRYKGHIYAWDVVNEAIEDKSDLVMRDTPWLQLLGEDYLLQAFKMAHEADSGALLFYNDYNETDPIKREKIYNLVRSLREKGAPVHGIGMQGHWNIHGPSVEEIRLAIERYASLDVQLHITELDLSVFQFEDRRTDLTAPTAEMAELQERRYEEIFQLFREYESSITSVTFWGAADNYTWLDNFPVRGRKNWPFVFDQHLQPKESFWRIIKGQHL; encoded by the coding sequence ATGCCAATAGAAATTCCGTCTCTACATACTGCTTTTGATAGTCAATTCAAAATAGGCGCAGCCGTAAATACGAAAACTCTGCATTCTGAAGGGGCGTTTATCGCCAAACATTATAACAGCATTACGGCAGAGAACCAGATGAAGTTCGAGGAGCTTCAACCGGAAGAGGGACGTTATACCTTCGAGGCTGCGGATGAAATCGTTGATTTTGCAGTAGGAAAAGGATTGGCTGTTCGCGGACATACACTGGTCTGGCATAATCAGACGCCGGCATGGGTATTCCGAAATGCTTCAGGTGCTCCAGCTTCCAGAGAGCTGCTTTTGTCCAGGCTGAAACAGCACATCGACACCGTAGTGGGTCGTTATAAAGGACATATTTATGCCTGGGATGTTGTAAACGAAGCGATTGAAGACAAGTCGGATCTTGTAATGCGTGATACTCCATGGCTTCAGCTATTGGGTGAAGATTACCTGCTTCAGGCGTTCAAAATGGCTCATGAGGCAGATTCCGGGGCTCTGCTTTTCTATAATGATTACAACGAGACCGATCCGATCAAACGTGAGAAGATATACAATCTGGTCCGGTCATTACGGGAGAAGGGGGCACCCGTGCACGGCATAGGCATGCAGGGTCATTGGAATATCCATGGTCCCTCGGTCGAAGAAATCCGGCTCGCCATTGAACGTTATGCTTCATTGGATGTGCAGCTGCATATTACGGAGCTGGATTTGTCCGTATTCCAGTTTGAAGACCGTCGAACGGATCTGACAGCCCCAACTGCGGAGATGGCAGAACTGCAAGAGCGTCGGTACGAAGAGATTTTCCAACTATTCCGTGAATATGAATCCTCGATTACGTCCGTGACGTTCTGGGGTGCGGCAGACAATTATACCTGGCTGGACAATTTCCCGGTGCGTGGACGTAAAAACTGGCCGTTTGTGTTTGATCAGCACTTACAGCCGAAGGAATCGTTCTGGAGAATCATTAAGGGGCAGCATCTGTAG
- a CDS encoding aminoglycoside phosphotransferase family protein produces MSVTLENIRWVDLNEDIRSLLENPYKMLPLSPGLEADVVKIECASHSYVLKIWNKDSKPDIRNQYELLSELYQRGMHVSQPYGWGMDADQNQVLLTSFDGEPISKLNKAKLEQLAQMLIQVHGYDLHDTNNAEANFISQYDFVGYFFPSIELHEDMHQILTSLLQRTEFRQDYLIHGDYNLGNILEADDQYTIIDWTNGQLGDPRYDMAWSIFLMTIYAGERNGKVYSALFKSLTEYTPDDAEIFEAMACLRWILLKRVANVPMGPGVMQRIKKIIGHNSYLHDELL; encoded by the coding sequence ATGAGTGTAACTCTGGAAAATATCCGTTGGGTTGATTTGAATGAAGATATTCGCTCCCTGCTAGAAAACCCATATAAGATGCTCCCCCTGTCACCGGGGCTGGAAGCAGACGTTGTGAAGATAGAATGCGCTAGTCACTCTTATGTGTTAAAAATATGGAACAAGGACTCCAAACCCGATATTCGGAACCAGTATGAGCTTTTATCTGAACTGTACCAGAGGGGAATGCATGTCTCCCAACCTTACGGCTGGGGCATGGACGCGGACCAGAATCAGGTTCTGTTAACAAGTTTTGACGGGGAGCCTATCTCAAAGCTAAACAAAGCCAAGCTGGAGCAATTGGCTCAAATGTTAATTCAAGTCCATGGTTATGATCTACATGATACGAATAACGCGGAAGCAAATTTTATATCACAATATGACTTCGTTGGATATTTCTTTCCCTCCATTGAACTGCATGAGGATATGCATCAGATCCTGACGAGCCTTCTTCAACGGACGGAGTTTAGGCAGGATTATTTGATCCACGGTGATTATAACCTGGGAAATATTCTGGAGGCAGATGACCAGTACACCATTATCGATTGGACGAATGGGCAGCTTGGTGACCCGAGGTACGATATGGCCTGGTCCATTTTTTTGATGACGATATATGCAGGGGAACGAAACGGAAAGGTGTACAGTGCTCTATTCAAGAGTCTAACGGAATACACACCGGATGATGCGGAGATTTTTGAAGCGATGGCTTGTTTGCGCTGGATTCTATTAAAGCGAGTGGCTAATGTTCCTATGGGTCCAGGTGTGATGCAGCGGATTAAAAAGATTATTGGCCATAATTCATATTTACATGATGAACTGCTGTAG
- a CDS encoding DinB family protein, translating to MESFFRYNWIVREQWFQWCEDVPLEELLRPRTGGVGNILQTFFHIIDVEWSWLQVLQGKPDGMENFENYKTLEAVRQFERKLRPDVEAFVLSWDPGMEKRPYIDPELDRTTVKESWGEVMRHVIAHEIHHMGQLSVWSRELDKKPVSANFIGKGLITPDN from the coding sequence ATGGAATCTTTCTTTCGTTATAACTGGATCGTGCGTGAGCAATGGTTTCAGTGGTGTGAGGACGTACCGCTGGAAGAGCTGCTTCGGCCACGAACAGGCGGGGTAGGCAATATATTGCAAACGTTTTTTCATATCATTGATGTGGAGTGGAGCTGGCTCCAAGTATTGCAGGGCAAACCGGATGGTATGGAGAATTTTGAAAACTATAAGACACTGGAAGCTGTGCGACAATTCGAGCGCAAGCTGCGACCCGATGTGGAGGCGTTTGTTCTATCCTGGGACCCTGGCATGGAAAAGAGACCCTACATCGATCCTGAATTGGATCGTACCACAGTCAAGGAATCGTGGGGAGAAGTGATGCGTCACGTGATTGCTCATGAGATTCACCATATGGGGCAATTATCGGTATGGTCCAGAGAACTGGACAAGAAGCCTGTGTCTGCCAACTTCATTGGTAAAGGTCTTATTACGCCTGACAACTAG
- a CDS encoding serine hydrolase domain-containing protein, translating into MKIRYQITFASLAFLITGSFLVCTSPTSIVKAEPTQNVSSSLHTNTQQAHNSVKQAMRDTLQLGFPGILAKTSEGGKTWGYAAGVGNLSTNKPMETNFRFRIGSVTKTFTATVVLQLAGENRLNLDDSIEKWLPVVIQGNGYNGKQITIRQILNHTSGIAEYSRFKDADFMDTKKLYTADELVKMGISLPPDFVPGKGWSYSNTGYVLLGILIERVTGNSYAEEIENRIIEPLELSDTFLPGNSSVIPGTKHARGYSQPNEASEIKDVTYYNPSAGSSAGDMISTADDLNKFFSSLLGGKLLKEPQLKQMLTTVPVGRAGIDGYGLGISEFKLPNGVSVWGHIGGILGYSTFAGGTLGGKHTLVVSLNSLGRDNSPNPFKNILLAEFSK; encoded by the coding sequence ATGAAAATACGTTATCAAATTACATTTGCAAGTCTGGCCTTTTTAATAACCGGAAGTTTCCTGGTATGCACATCGCCAACCTCAATTGTTAAAGCAGAGCCTACTCAAAATGTATCTAGTTCGTTACACACAAATACTCAACAAGCTCATAATTCCGTCAAGCAAGCAATGCGGGATACATTACAACTTGGATTCCCAGGGATACTCGCTAAAACTTCTGAGGGTGGAAAAACGTGGGGTTACGCCGCTGGGGTAGGGAATCTGAGCACCAATAAACCAATGGAAACCAATTTTCGATTTCGCATTGGCAGCGTGACGAAGACGTTCACCGCAACGGTTGTACTTCAATTAGCTGGAGAGAATCGCTTGAATCTGGACGACTCCATCGAAAAATGGTTGCCTGTTGTCATTCAAGGAAATGGATATAACGGTAAACAGATTACCATCAGGCAGATATTGAACCATACAAGTGGTATCGCTGAATACTCAAGGTTTAAAGACGCTGATTTTATGGATACAAAAAAATTGTATACGGCTGATGAATTAGTGAAGATGGGGATCTCTCTGCCCCCAGACTTTGTCCCAGGAAAGGGTTGGTCTTATTCAAACACGGGATACGTATTACTGGGTATTCTTATTGAAAGAGTAACCGGAAACAGCTATGCGGAAGAGATTGAAAATCGGATTATTGAACCGCTTGAATTGTCGGATACATTCCTACCTGGCAATTCAAGCGTTATTCCAGGCACCAAGCATGCTCGGGGATATTCCCAACCAAACGAGGCAAGTGAGATAAAAGACGTCACTTATTATAATCCAAGCGCAGGTAGCTCGGCTGGAGATATGATTTCTACTGCTGACGACTTAAATAAGTTCTTCTCTTCCTTGCTCGGTGGCAAATTACTGAAGGAACCGCAACTAAAACAAATGCTTACTACAGTTCCTGTAGGGAGAGCAGGAATCGATGGATATGGTCTTGGAATCTCTGAATTTAAGCTTCCAAACGGTGTCTCGGTATGGGGGCACATAGGTGGCATTCTAGGGTATTCTACTTTTGCAGGAGGCACACTTGGAGGCAAGCATACGTTGGTTGTCAGTTTGAACAGTTTGGGTAGAGATAACAGTCCTAATCCTTTTAAAAATATTCTACTTGCTGAATTTAGCAAGTAG
- a CDS encoding PadR family transcriptional regulator, which translates to MNVEDWKSQIKRGTLDFCILLLIKQRPYYGYEIIGVLEQYPIVAAKENTIYPLLRRLLKEEYISSSWQESTEGLPPRKYYTLTEKGDEYLKAMSLEWDNLLKVISEIKGELDYG; encoded by the coding sequence ATGAATGTAGAAGATTGGAAATCACAAATTAAGCGAGGAACACTCGATTTTTGTATTCTATTGCTAATAAAGCAACGACCATATTACGGGTATGAAATCATAGGTGTATTAGAGCAATATCCTATTGTTGCTGCAAAAGAAAACACCATTTATCCACTGCTTAGAAGATTACTGAAAGAAGAATATATTTCTTCATCTTGGCAAGAAAGTACAGAAGGCTTGCCACCAAGAAAATATTATACCCTTACAGAAAAAGGAGACGAATACTTAAAAGCGATGTCCTTAGAATGGGATAATTTATTAAAGGTTATATCAGAAATTAAAGGAGAGTTAGATTATGGATAA
- a CDS encoding DUF1700 domain-containing protein: MDKIMNDYLEKIEKYLKSMPDSERIDIVKEIKSLILELQNNGVASEQIIGRLGNPKELAKAYLGEAISKNSKFSWRKFGAIFAFCSSFAGVSGMLLLPFISTLSIAFMIGGIITPIGGIVKFVGYLMGYDIAGITIEMGAFIPTPMQFLPITIVIGVLMYWLGKVLWKLTIKYIHAISPKKKTV; this comes from the coding sequence ATGGATAAAATTATGAATGATTATCTTGAAAAAATTGAAAAGTATTTGAAATCTATGCCCGATTCCGAGCGTATTGACATTGTAAAAGAAATCAAAAGTTTAATACTTGAATTGCAAAATAATGGAGTAGCTTCTGAGCAAATCATCGGACGGTTAGGAAACCCAAAAGAATTAGCGAAAGCATACTTAGGTGAAGCCATTTCAAAGAACAGTAAATTTAGTTGGCGTAAATTCGGCGCAATATTTGCATTTTGTAGCAGCTTTGCAGGCGTCAGCGGTATGTTACTTTTGCCATTCATCAGTACGCTTTCCATTGCTTTCATGATTGGTGGAATTATTACGCCGATAGGCGGAATTGTTAAATTTGTCGGATATCTTATGGGATATGATATTGCCGGAATAACAATCGAAATGGGAGCATTTATACCAACCCCAATGCAGTTCTTGCCAATTACTATTGTGATTGGTGTGTTGATGTATTGGCTCGGGAAAGTGTTATGGAAACTTACAATTAAATATATACACGCAATTAGTCCGAAAAAGAAAACAGTGTAA
- a CDS encoding cysteine hydrolase family protein — protein sequence MPTHCALLVIDVQVAMFDESDPVFQGDLLLQRIQHVIAKARQKGHSVIYIQHSEGAGSPLERGTAGWAIHPSIAPITGDLIIEKQTPDSFHETDLNLKLQENEVKDLILTGMQTEICVDTTCRRASSLGYAVTLVRDAHSTWNSNILQADQIIEHHNLVLSMFANVVDTENVMNG from the coding sequence ATGCCAACCCACTGTGCACTACTTGTAATCGATGTTCAGGTAGCCATGTTCGATGAATCAGATCCCGTATTTCAAGGGGACTTATTGCTTCAGAGAATACAACATGTCATTGCCAAGGCTCGGCAAAAAGGTCACTCCGTTATCTACATTCAGCACAGTGAAGGAGCAGGCAGTCCCCTTGAGCGTGGAACGGCAGGTTGGGCGATTCATCCGTCCATTGCGCCAATCACGGGTGACCTTATTATTGAAAAGCAGACCCCGGATTCGTTTCACGAAACAGATCTGAATCTGAAATTGCAAGAAAACGAAGTGAAGGATCTTATTCTGACAGGCATGCAGACGGAAATATGCGTAGATACAACTTGTCGCAGAGCAAGCAGCCTTGGCTATGCAGTAACCTTGGTTCGTGATGCTCACAGCACATGGAATTCCAACATTCTTCAAGCCGATCAGATTATAGAACATCACAATTTGGTTCTGAGCATGTTTGCGAATGTGGTGGATACCGAAAATGTAATGAATGGATGA
- a CDS encoding GrpB family protein, translating to MEDQWRIAAYDPAWRHMFFEIGMQLREAMGEKAVRIDHVGSTSIVGMDAKPIIDIQISVSNYENLLNYKQEIEAVGFIFREDNPDRTKRYFREVPGSRRTHVHVRQAGSFSEQMNLLFRDYLREHPEDRLKYAEEKHRLMALYKDQRPKYVEGKGPMVWSILEKAHLWSQEIGWLPEKSDA from the coding sequence ATGGAAGATCAATGGAGAATTGCAGCGTATGATCCCGCATGGAGGCATATGTTTTTCGAAATAGGGATGCAATTAAGAGAAGCAATGGGAGAAAAGGCCGTGAGGATCGATCATGTCGGATCAACTTCCATCGTCGGAATGGATGCCAAGCCGATCATAGATATCCAAATTTCCGTATCCAATTACGAAAATTTGCTTAACTACAAGCAGGAAATCGAAGCGGTCGGCTTCATATTCAGAGAAGATAATCCGGATAGAACCAAGCGATATTTTCGCGAAGTACCCGGAAGCAGAAGAACACACGTACACGTAAGACAAGCAGGGAGTTTCTCTGAGCAGATGAATTTGCTTTTTAGAGATTATTTGAGGGAACATCCAGAGGATCGATTGAAATATGCGGAAGAGAAGCACAGACTTATGGCATTATACAAGGACCAACGGCCAAAATACGTGGAAGGCAAAGGACCGATGGTGTGGAGCATATTAGAAAAAGCTCATTTATGGTCCCAAGAAATCGGATGGCTACCGGAAAAATCTGACGCTTAA
- a CDS encoding glycoside hydrolase family 43 protein has translation MKFNNPVIKGFYPDPSICKVEDTYYLVCSSFQYFPGVPLFESKDLLNWTQIGHCLTRKSQIQLETVSSSGGVFAPTIRYNNGRFYMTTTNDTTRQNFYIWTDDIHGEWSEPIIVNQGGIDPDLYFEDGKAFFMSNGTDDEGIGGIIQCEIDIETGDKKTPSRSIWQGSGGRYLESPHLYKMNGYYYLMASEGGTEYGHMVTYARGDSPSGPFEPYAKNPVLTNRNLGGYELQGVGHGDLVQDQEGNWWIFHLGFRQIGQWLTYHHLGREVFLTPVTFDEEGWFTAGHKGTTLMSFETDRISDTVIQQEKKSYTFENTDWNLDWCYLRHPHTENYLLEQGKIKLKGTEVTLDVPASPTFIGLRQKDFDATISVDVSLTNGEAGITIYMDEQHHYDLAIRKEQSGYKVIERLNIGDIKSVENEVERGNEHHATLVIRSSHERYSFFIQADGKDILLGTAQTRYLSSEVAGGFTGVLIGLYAIGEGSVAEFSKFKCDYL, from the coding sequence ATGAAATTCAATAATCCGGTCATTAAAGGGTTCTATCCAGATCCAAGCATTTGCAAGGTGGAGGACACTTATTATCTGGTGTGCAGTTCATTTCAGTATTTTCCGGGTGTCCCGCTTTTTGAAAGCAAAGATTTATTGAATTGGACCCAAATCGGTCATTGTTTAACCCGAAAAAGCCAGATTCAACTGGAGACGGTGAGTAGCTCAGGTGGCGTCTTTGCCCCTACGATACGATACAATAACGGGCGATTCTATATGACCACGACCAACGATACTACCCGTCAGAATTTCTATATATGGACTGACGATATACACGGAGAGTGGTCAGAACCGATTATTGTGAATCAAGGAGGAATCGACCCGGATTTGTATTTTGAGGACGGTAAGGCCTTCTTTATGAGCAATGGGACCGACGATGAAGGCATTGGCGGAATCATTCAGTGTGAGATTGACATTGAAACGGGTGACAAAAAGACCCCGAGCCGTTCAATATGGCAAGGTTCAGGCGGCCGTTATCTGGAAAGCCCGCATTTGTATAAAATGAATGGTTACTATTACCTCATGGCATCAGAAGGTGGAACCGAATACGGTCATATGGTCACGTACGCCCGGGGAGATTCACCTTCAGGTCCTTTCGAACCCTATGCCAAGAATCCTGTTCTGACCAATCGTAACTTGGGTGGTTATGAACTGCAGGGGGTTGGTCATGGCGACCTGGTTCAGGATCAGGAAGGGAATTGGTGGATCTTCCATTTGGGATTCCGTCAGATAGGACAATGGCTTACCTATCATCATCTTGGCCGAGAAGTATTCCTTACGCCGGTTACCTTCGATGAGGAAGGCTGGTTTACGGCAGGGCATAAAGGTACCACGCTTATGAGTTTTGAAACCGATCGTATTTCCGACACAGTTATTCAACAAGAGAAAAAAAGCTATACGTTTGAGAACACGGATTGGAATCTGGACTGGTGTTATCTTCGTCATCCCCATACAGAAAATTACTTGTTAGAGCAAGGCAAAATAAAGTTAAAAGGAACCGAAGTGACACTGGATGTTCCGGCATCCCCGACATTCATTGGCCTACGTCAAAAAGACTTTGACGCGACCATCTCTGTTGATGTAAGTCTTACGAATGGCGAGGCAGGCATCACCATCTACATGGATGAACAGCATCATTATGACCTGGCCATTCGGAAAGAGCAGAGCGGGTATAAGGTGATTGAGCGTCTGAATATTGGGGATATCAAATCCGTCGAAAATGAAGTGGAACGGGGAAATGAGCATCATGCCACATTGGTTATACGGTCAAGTCATGAGCGCTATAGCTTCTTCATTCAGGCAGATGGCAAGGACATCCTCTTAGGTACAGCACAGACGAGATATCTTTCCTCGGAAGTTGCCGGGGGATTTACCGGGGTTCTCATTGGTCTATACGCTATAGGCGAAGGTTCTGTGGCTGAGTTTTCTAAATTTAAGTGTGATTATCTTTAA